In Nostoc sp. UHCC 0926, a single genomic region encodes these proteins:
- a CDS encoding potassium-transporting ATPase subunit F, with protein sequence MKPVHIRRTIPASQVLEEITEIWCQWRRQKLPLYLFLAMCFNLVVAPVVYAATGEQLSRSQSWGLGLLGMVTLGLSMYLFFVMFVPEKF encoded by the coding sequence ATGAAACCCGTTCATATCCGCCGCACTATCCCTGCATCCCAAGTATTAGAAGAAATAACTGAAATCTGGTGTCAATGGCGTAGACAAAAGCTGCCACTGTATTTATTCTTGGCAATGTGTTTCAACCTAGTGGTTGCACCTGTAGTCTATGCCGCTACTGGTGAACAACTTTCCCGCAGTCAATCTTGGGGATTGGGGCTGTTAGGAATGGTGACACTGGGACTTTCCATGTATCTATTTTTTGTAATGTTTGTACCGGAGAAATTCTAA
- a CDS encoding FUSC family protein has protein sequence MAFHLHSEMITALKTWAATPDGISTILLAKMAFKMAIASAISLEIAQALRWEYPFYAVIAAIIVMSSTHGSTLLLGIARIIGTVIGAIGGAIFAVALGSNFWSLGISVFLTIFLTSYCKFNEAAKLAGYVSAIVILSHSQSPWLYAWGRFLETLLGIGVAVLVNNFIFPASAGVELRRCLSKTLTDLEQFYELVVESAFTGNYDRPRVDVLKTSIISSLSKGRSLWQEVRQGQTNEPPEKRVNEAWEFLIRRIWEHILTMEHTVLARQQDTFWQILSPQITQLAQETESAMLTLATAVKSHQPSLSLSGMEVALTNATEQLNQLEEIKQQDYPMDEVLRFFTFFYTMEEVGRKLQKMAGTLSQG, from the coding sequence ATGGCATTCCACCTACACAGCGAAATGATCACAGCATTGAAAACTTGGGCTGCTACTCCCGATGGAATCTCAACAATTTTGCTAGCTAAGATGGCATTCAAAATGGCAATAGCATCTGCAATTTCTTTAGAAATTGCTCAAGCGTTGCGATGGGAATATCCTTTCTATGCAGTAATCGCAGCCATCATTGTCATGTCATCTACTCATGGCAGCACTTTGTTACTAGGAATTGCGCGAATAATTGGAACTGTGATTGGTGCTATCGGTGGAGCCATCTTTGCAGTTGCACTGGGTAGCAATTTCTGGTCATTGGGAATCAGTGTATTTTTGACCATTTTTCTGACTTCATACTGTAAATTCAATGAAGCGGCGAAATTGGCGGGGTATGTGTCAGCGATCGTCATTTTGAGTCACAGCCAATCTCCTTGGCTGTACGCTTGGGGCAGGTTTCTCGAAACCCTCTTGGGTATTGGTGTGGCAGTGTTGGTAAACAACTTTATTTTTCCTGCCTCAGCTGGGGTAGAACTGAGGCGTTGTTTATCGAAAACGTTAACTGATTTGGAGCAGTTTTATGAGTTGGTTGTAGAATCTGCCTTTACAGGAAACTACGATCGCCCCCGTGTGGATGTGTTGAAAACCAGTATCATTAGTTCACTGAGCAAAGGGCGATCGCTATGGCAAGAAGTCAGACAGGGGCAGACAAACGAACCGCCAGAAAAACGGGTGAATGAAGCTTGGGAATTTCTCATCCGCAGGATTTGGGAACACATCTTGACAATGGAACATACCGTACTTGCTAGACAGCAGGATACTTTCTGGCAAATTCTTTCACCTCAAATTACCCAACTGGCACAGGAAACTGAAAGTGCAATGCTCACCCTAGCAACCGCAGTCAAATCGCACCAGCCTAGTTTATCTTTGTCAGGAATGGAAGTTGCACTTACCAATGCTACAGAGCAATTAAATCAGTTGGAAGAAATTAAACAGCAAGATTACCCAATGGATGAGGTACTCCGGTTTTTCACATTTTTCTACACGATGGAAGAGGTGGGCAGAAAACTGCAAAAAATGGCAGGTACGCTGAGTCAAGGTTAA
- a CDS encoding DUF6887 family protein produces the protein MSQINYDSMSDVELKQYFLKNRGDQTAFQAYLDRINQRPRRIVASPDDPDFDEKVQAAIRQKLEAARSSSQQSNTALEPTDQE, from the coding sequence ATGAGCCAAATTAATTACGATTCAATGTCTGATGTTGAATTGAAACAGTACTTTCTCAAGAATCGTGGAGATCAAACTGCTTTTCAAGCATACTTGGACAGGATTAATCAGCGTCCGCGTAGGATTGTTGCAAGCCCCGACGATCCCGATTTTGATGAGAAGGTTCAAGCAGCGATTCGCCAAAAGCTAGAAGCAGCAAGAAGCAGTAGTCAGCAGTCTAACACTGCGTTGGAGCCGACTGACCAAGAGTGA
- the kdpB gene encoding potassium-transporting ATPase subunit KdpB, with amino-acid sequence MPITTDSPSPRIPSGTRDSRKHTPKTNMQGLYQRAIRESFIKLDPRITVRNPVMFVVWVGTIVTFLVTLNPNLFGTIQADINQQRLLNGLITFILFFTLVFANFAEAVAEGRGKAQADSLRATRSDTIANKILPDGSIQQVNSTELRRGDLVKVVANNMIPADGDVIKGIGSVDESAITGESAPVLKQPGTDIASSVTGGTRLLSDELTIRISADPGQGFIDRMISLVEGAERSKTPNEIALTVLLAVLTQVFLIVVATMPPFVGYIASFISTAFGVEAANSLRAGASVAILISLLVALIPTTIGGLLSAIGIAGMDRVAQFNVIATSGRAVEACGDINTLVLDKTGTITLGNRMADEFIPLDNHSLEDVARVSLAASLFDETPEGKSIVILAEKSQVAVDFNIDKSEGVEFSAKTRMSGTNLADGKQIRKGAVDAIKGFVRSRGGYVPDDVDAAYERVSRLGGTPLAVCQDDKIYGVIYLKDIVKPGLRERFDQLRRMGVRTVMLTGDNRITASVIAEEAGVDDFIAEATPEDKIEVIRSEQSQGKLVAMTGDGTNDAPALAQANVGVAMNSGTQAAKEAANMVDLDSDPTKLIDLVTIGKQLLITRGALTTFSIANDIAKYFAIIPTIFAAAGIGALNIMGLKSAQSAIVSALIYNALIIPALIPLALKGVKFLPLTADQLLRRNIFIFGFGGIIAPFIAIKLIDIILPLS; translated from the coding sequence ATGCCAATTACTACTGATTCTCCTTCGCCCCGTATCCCATCTGGAACTCGTGACTCGCGCAAGCACACCCCCAAGACAAATATGCAGGGGCTTTACCAAAGAGCAATTCGTGAGTCATTTATCAAGCTCGATCCTCGAATTACTGTCAGAAACCCAGTTATGTTTGTTGTTTGGGTGGGGACAATTGTCACCTTCCTTGTTACCCTTAACCCAAATTTATTTGGCACAATCCAGGCAGATATCAATCAACAACGCCTGTTAAACGGGTTGATTACCTTTATTCTCTTTTTCACACTTGTTTTTGCCAACTTTGCCGAAGCCGTAGCTGAAGGACGCGGTAAAGCACAGGCTGATTCACTGCGAGCGACGCGATCGGATACGATCGCTAACAAAATCCTCCCCGATGGTTCTATACAACAAGTCAATTCTACGGAACTGCGACGGGGCGATTTAGTAAAAGTTGTTGCAAATAATATGATTCCCGCCGACGGGGATGTAATTAAAGGCATTGGCTCAGTGGATGAGTCGGCGATTACTGGAGAATCTGCCCCTGTACTGAAGCAACCAGGTACAGATATTGCAAGTTCTGTGACAGGAGGTACACGCCTCCTCTCAGACGAGTTGACAATTCGCATTAGTGCTGATCCTGGTCAAGGCTTTATCGATCGCATGATTTCCCTGGTGGAAGGAGCAGAACGCAGCAAGACTCCCAACGAAATTGCTTTAACGGTATTGTTGGCAGTATTAACACAGGTATTCCTGATTGTGGTGGCGACTATGCCTCCATTTGTTGGCTACATCGCCAGTTTTATCAGCACGGCCTTTGGCGTTGAGGCGGCAAACAGCTTGCGTGCGGGTGCTAGCGTTGCTATTCTAATCTCGCTACTGGTAGCTTTAATTCCCACAACTATCGGTGGTTTGCTCAGTGCGATCGGCATCGCTGGGATGGATAGGGTTGCTCAGTTTAACGTCATTGCGACCTCTGGTCGAGCAGTAGAAGCCTGCGGCGATATCAATACCTTAGTGCTGGATAAAACAGGCACTATTACTTTGGGTAATCGGATGGCTGACGAGTTTATTCCTCTGGATAATCACTCACTAGAAGATGTGGCGCGAGTCTCCCTAGCTGCTAGCTTGTTTGACGAGACGCCAGAAGGCAAGTCAATTGTGATATTGGCAGAAAAGTCCCAGGTTGCGGTAGACTTTAATATCGACAAAAGCGAAGGTGTGGAATTTTCGGCGAAAACCCGAATGAGTGGCACGAATCTAGCCGATGGCAAACAAATTCGCAAAGGAGCGGTGGATGCTATTAAAGGATTTGTCCGTTCCCGTGGCGGCTATGTTCCTGATGATGTAGATGCAGCTTATGAGCGAGTTTCCCGGTTAGGCGGTACACCCTTAGCTGTTTGCCAAGATGACAAAATTTATGGTGTCATCTACCTCAAAGATATTGTCAAACCTGGTTTGCGGGAACGGTTTGACCAACTCCGCCGCATGGGTGTTCGCACCGTTATGCTCACAGGTGACAATCGAATTACCGCTTCGGTAATTGCCGAAGAAGCTGGGGTTGATGATTTCATTGCCGAAGCGACTCCAGAAGACAAAATTGAAGTGATTCGCTCCGAACAATCTCAGGGTAAACTGGTGGCAATGACCGGGGATGGTACCAACGATGCACCCGCCCTAGCTCAGGCAAATGTGGGTGTGGCGATGAACTCTGGGACGCAAGCTGCCAAAGAAGCTGCTAACATGGTGGACTTAGACTCCGACCCCACAAAGCTAATTGACCTAGTAACCATAGGTAAACAGTTGCTAATTACCCGTGGCGCCTTGACAACATTCTCGATCGCTAACGATATTGCCAAATATTTTGCGATCATTCCCACTATCTTTGCAGCTGCTGGAATCGGCGCACTTAATATTATGGGATTAAAGAGTGCCCAATCTGCGATCGTCTCAGCGCTGATTTACAATGCTTTGATTATTCCGGCACTAATTCCGCTAGCACTCAAAGGGGTGAAGTTTTTACCTTTAACAGCAGATCAACTGTTACGTCGCAACATCTTCATCTTTGGCTTTGGTGGTATCATTGCTCCCTTCATTGCCATCAAACTGATAGATATTATCCTACCTTTGTCTTAA
- a CDS encoding DUF3177 family protein, translating to MDYSIWFRPFVWIDYRLAVLFLVIIPLILLIWAFVQKVEAIQRLLAIYWRVSSLVAITIYLMIAQYPVSFISGLIARILIPISLWFWVDLNDEIEYQTSGSLKFIFTSWRWATTVYCILGTLAFIPFLGCAFSGNMLKTPYCGVWFEAPLLFKEYFHANSKAEFLGFLGIISLVIYVLYLSYFVLIKLGKQGRSATPQ from the coding sequence ATGGACTATAGTATTTGGTTTCGCCCTTTCGTCTGGATTGATTACCGATTGGCAGTATTATTCCTGGTAATTATTCCGCTAATTCTTCTGATTTGGGCATTTGTGCAAAAAGTGGAAGCCATACAACGCTTATTGGCTATATACTGGCGAGTATCTAGCCTGGTAGCAATCACGATTTACTTAATGATTGCCCAGTATCCAGTTAGCTTTATTTCTGGGTTGATAGCTCGGATTTTGATCCCGATTTCACTGTGGTTCTGGGTGGATCTCAACGATGAAATTGAGTATCAAACCAGTGGCTCTTTGAAATTTATTTTTACCTCTTGGCGCTGGGCTACAACTGTTTATTGTATTTTGGGTACACTAGCCTTTATCCCTTTTTTGGGTTGTGCTTTTTCTGGCAATATGCTTAAGACTCCCTATTGTGGCGTCTGGTTCGAGGCTCCGTTGCTATTCAAAGAATATTTCCATGCTAATAGCAAGGCTGAGTTTTTAGGTTTTCTTGGCATAATTAGTTTAGTAATTTATGTGCTTTACTTAAGCTATTTTGTTCTGATTAAGCTGGGTAAGCAGGGACGTTCAGCCACACCACAGTAA
- the kdpA gene encoding potassium-transporting ATPase subunit KdpA, which yields MLEGWIQIVLTLLIVVALTPFFGRYMARVYLEQSTFLDPILNPVERVLYALVGVETKENMTGWQYGRAILYSNVVMGLLVFSIIMNQGWLPLNPTGINAPTWDTTLHTTISFITNTNQQHYSGETYMSYASQIWGLGYHMFTSSATGLAVGIAFIRGLTGRPLGNFYVDIIRSITRILLPICIVGSIALMAAGVPETLAGAVVFPTLEDPNISQAIARGPVAHFEIIKQLGENGGGFFAINSAHPFENPNGFSNLIQIVAMLSIPTSLIYTYGLFANNTKQAWLLYSMIGVIFLGFLIVTAIGEYNGNPAVNTLLGSQQPNLEGKEVRFGWAESALFAVSTTATMCGAVNSFHDSFMPISGFIFLSNMFLQIIWGGQGTGTAYLFAYSILAVFVTGLMVGRTPEFLGRKIEKREVVLASFLILLVHPIAILIPGGITLAFPEQLAGISNPGFHGFSQVIYEYASAAANNGSGFEGLGDSQPSPFAMSATGFANATGAKTTATALWWNLSTCFSLLAGRYIPILGLLFLADSMSRKQAVPYTTGTLRTDTGLFTGVTAGVILILGALTFFPVLALGPIGEAFFIAKGIG from the coding sequence ATGCTAGAAGGATGGATTCAAATAGTATTAACGCTACTAATTGTAGTAGCGCTTACTCCCTTTTTTGGGCGCTACATGGCGCGTGTCTACCTAGAGCAAAGTACTTTTCTCGACCCAATTTTGAATCCGGTTGAGCGAGTGCTTTATGCTCTGGTTGGCGTTGAAACCAAAGAAAACATGACCGGCTGGCAGTATGGGCGGGCAATCCTGTATAGCAACGTAGTAATGGGGTTGCTGGTTTTCTCTATCATCATGAATCAGGGATGGTTACCACTCAACCCCACGGGGATAAATGCCCCAACTTGGGACACAACGCTACATACTACTATTTCCTTTATTACTAATACCAACCAGCAGCACTATTCTGGTGAAACCTACATGAGCTATGCCAGCCAAATATGGGGACTTGGTTATCACATGTTCACCTCCTCTGCGACTGGTTTGGCGGTAGGAATTGCTTTTATTCGGGGATTGACGGGTAGACCGTTAGGCAACTTTTATGTAGATATAATTCGCTCGATTACCCGAATTTTGCTGCCTATTTGTATTGTGGGTAGCATTGCCTTGATGGCAGCTGGCGTTCCAGAAACCCTGGCGGGTGCAGTTGTATTCCCTACCTTGGAAGACCCGAATATTAGTCAGGCGATCGCTCGTGGCCCAGTTGCCCATTTTGAAATTATCAAGCAATTAGGGGAAAACGGTGGCGGCTTTTTTGCCATCAACTCGGCACACCCCTTTGAAAATCCCAACGGATTTTCTAACTTAATTCAGATTGTGGCAATGCTTTCGATTCCCACTTCCCTGATCTACACCTACGGCTTGTTTGCAAATAACACCAAACAAGCCTGGTTACTCTACAGCATGATCGGTGTAATTTTTCTAGGATTTCTGATTGTTACCGCTATTGGGGAATACAACGGCAATCCGGCTGTAAATACGCTTTTGGGCAGTCAGCAACCGAATCTAGAGGGTAAAGAAGTCCGGTTTGGTTGGGCAGAATCGGCATTATTTGCGGTAAGTACAACCGCAACCATGTGCGGAGCAGTCAACAGTTTCCACGACTCCTTCATGCCGATCAGCGGTTTTATTTTTCTCTCTAATATGTTTCTGCAAATCATCTGGGGTGGACAGGGTACAGGAACAGCTTACTTGTTTGCCTATAGCATCCTGGCAGTATTCGTCACAGGTCTGATGGTGGGACGCACGCCAGAATTTTTGGGACGCAAGATTGAAAAGCGTGAGGTAGTGCTTGCTAGCTTCCTGATTTTGCTGGTTCACCCGATCGCAATTTTAATTCCGGGGGGAATCACCTTAGCTTTTCCTGAGCAACTAGCAGGAATTAGCAATCCTGGCTTTCATGGGTTTTCTCAGGTGATCTACGAATATGCCTCAGCTGCTGCTAATAACGGCTCTGGGTTTGAAGGTTTAGGCGATTCACAACCATCTCCTTTTGCGATGTCTGCGACGGGCTTTGCCAACGCCACGGGCGCAAAAACCACTGCAACAGCCCTGTGGTGGAACTTGAGTACCTGCTTCAGTTTACTAGCTGGACGCTATATTCCAATTTTAGGTTTGCTGTTTTTAGCAGATAGCATGTCCCGCAAGCAAGCTGTTCCCTACACGACTGGTACATTGCGAACCGATACTGGACTATTTACAGGCGTTACCGCAGGCGTGATTTTAATCTTGGGCGCACTTACATTCTTCCCAGTACTTGCGTTAGGCCCCATCGGTGAAGCCTTCTTTATCGCCAAAGGCATTGGCTAG
- a CDS encoding iron uptake porin gives MSHLLWKTLVLSPVVLGVTVLVCARAMAAEVASYSKDIKAKVTQTEAPIASTASIFIQTEQPKVNQQLVAQKTDNNKVLEEVNRYSSEGKNQNSLSQVTSVSQFSDVQPTDWAFQALQSLVERYGCIAGYPNSTYRGNRALTRYEFAAGLNACLDRVNELIATATGDLVSKQDLATLQRLQEEFSAELATLRGRVDTVEARTAELEANQFSTTTKLVGEAIFAVNDIFGGNTGDANNTVFQDRVRLDLQTSFTGKDILHTRLAAGNALAFNQVDNAGLPIDTAEGTQTLQIGSTGNNGVIIDWLAYYVPIGPVQAYFAGTGGIHSDYVATNNPYFEDYDGGNGALSTFATESAIYRIGGGAGAALTLPFGSGGSFFKPSSLTIGYLASNANNPGPNLGLLEGNYAALGQLNFSVGDRLAIAATYVHGYHGAGGNLFDLGGGLASTSRVVGTAQANTLSALNASSSNSYGVSAAFRPSDKLSISGFISYHDVTGFGANDDYEAWSYGLGVALPDFGKKGNVLGIFAGAEPYAFNRPGFAGNDIPYHFEGFYKYRVSDNVSITPGVIWLTSPGQNSANDDAFIGTLRTTFTF, from the coding sequence ATGTCTCATCTATTGTGGAAAACTCTGGTACTAAGTCCAGTAGTTTTGGGAGTGACGGTGTTGGTTTGTGCTAGGGCTATGGCTGCTGAAGTAGCAAGCTATTCTAAAGATATAAAGGCAAAAGTTACTCAGACAGAAGCACCAATAGCTTCTACTGCTTCAATATTCATTCAAACAGAGCAACCAAAAGTTAATCAGCAGTTGGTTGCCCAAAAGACTGATAATAATAAGGTTTTAGAAGAGGTTAACCGCTACAGCAGCGAAGGCAAGAACCAGAATTCACTGTCTCAAGTCACATCAGTTTCTCAGTTTTCTGATGTACAGCCAACTGACTGGGCATTCCAAGCTTTGCAATCTCTGGTTGAACGCTACGGTTGTATTGCTGGATACCCCAATAGCACTTACCGTGGCAACCGGGCATTAACCCGTTATGAGTTTGCCGCAGGTTTGAATGCTTGTCTAGATCGGGTTAATGAACTGATTGCCACTGCAACTGGTGACTTGGTGTCAAAACAAGATTTAGCGACCCTCCAGCGTTTGCAAGAAGAATTCTCGGCAGAACTGGCAACTTTGCGTGGTCGAGTAGATACTGTAGAAGCACGGACTGCTGAACTAGAAGCTAATCAGTTTTCAACTACCACAAAATTGGTGGGTGAAGCTATTTTTGCCGTTAATGATATTTTTGGCGGTAACACTGGCGATGCTAACAATACTGTCTTCCAAGATAGGGTACGTTTAGACTTGCAAACCAGTTTCACTGGTAAAGATATTTTACACACCCGTCTTGCCGCCGGGAATGCACTAGCCTTTAATCAAGTGGATAATGCCGGTCTTCCTATTGATACTGCTGAAGGCACACAAACTCTTCAAATCGGCAGCACTGGTAATAACGGTGTGATTATAGACTGGCTAGCGTATTACGTACCTATAGGCCCAGTCCAAGCTTACTTTGCCGGCACCGGAGGTATTCATAGCGATTATGTTGCCACTAACAACCCTTACTTTGAGGACTATGACGGCGGTAATGGTGCTTTGTCTACCTTTGCTACTGAAAGTGCCATCTATCGCATTGGTGGTGGTGCCGGTGCAGCACTGACTTTACCCTTTGGTAGCGGTGGCAGTTTTTTCAAACCAAGTTCACTGACTATAGGCTACTTGGCGTCAAATGCTAATAATCCTGGGCCAAATCTAGGTTTGTTGGAGGGTAACTATGCAGCTCTTGGACAGTTGAACTTTAGTGTTGGCGATCGCTTGGCTATAGCTGCTACCTACGTTCACGGTTATCATGGTGCAGGTGGTAATTTATTTGATCTAGGTGGTGGTTTAGCTAGCACTAGCCGCGTCGTAGGCACTGCTCAAGCTAACACTCTAAGTGCCCTAAACGCATCTTCCAGTAATTCCTATGGTGTGTCGGCAGCCTTCAGACCCAGCGACAAACTGTCAATTAGTGGCTTCATTTCTTACCACGATGTCACAGGATTCGGTGCAAATGATGATTATGAAGCTTGGAGCTACGGTCTTGGGGTAGCCTTGCCTGACTTTGGTAAAAAGGGTAACGTTTTAGGCATTTTTGCTGGTGCAGAACCCTATGCCTTTAACCGGCCAGGTTTTGCTGGTAATGATATACCTTATCACTTTGAAGGCTTTTACAAGTATCGCGTGTCAGATAATGTCTCAATCACCCCTGGTGTGATCTGGTTGACCTCTCCTGGTCAAAACAGCGCTAATGACGATGCGTTTATCGGTACGCTGAGAACAACTTTCACCTTCTAA
- a CDS encoding DUF6888 family protein — protein sequence MPTAAQVASLYRISYQLTYIMFQPIYLICVDHRTRNVYILAGYDEEIEFQILPNGELSDEPN from the coding sequence ATGCCTACTGCTGCTCAAGTAGCAAGTTTGTATCGTATTAGCTATCAACTGACGTATATCATGTTTCAGCCCATATACCTCATTTGCGTTGATCATCGGACTCGTAATGTATACATCCTTGCTGGGTATGACGAAGAGATTGAATTCCAAATTTTACCCAACGGAGAGTTGTCTGATGAGCCAAATTAA
- a CDS encoding DUF7734 family protein: MNSIGKRLEQYTAKRPQEVLLVMVEIADEQDTIAIFKGFSSSLMRPTAFDADVPVLPDGAIILNIDRVASPYNPEAPRYIQQGLSWEAMEALLSEVGV; the protein is encoded by the coding sequence ATGAATTCCATTGGTAAGCGACTGGAACAATACACCGCTAAACGCCCCCAAGAAGTCCTACTTGTAATGGTGGAAATTGCCGATGAGCAAGATACAATTGCTATTTTCAAAGGCTTTTCCAGTTCTTTGATGCGTCCAACGGCATTTGATGCAGATGTACCAGTTCTACCAGATGGGGCAATTATCCTCAATATTGACCGAGTAGCTAGTCCTTACAATCCTGAAGCACCCCGCTATATTCAACAAGGACTCTCTTGGGAAGCTATGGAAGCTCTATTATCAGAAGTGGGAGTCTAA
- the kdpC gene encoding K(+)-transporting ATPase subunit C, translating to MSFAREAGRAVRSTLVLWVIGAIIYPFAMIAIGQIVFPFQANGSLLKNSTGEVVGSALIGQPFSSDRYFNSRPSTTSYSTADPKKDDAGVLKTGVSGASNLAPSNPALMERIKGKDDPDPSKKVEGDFNRLKKAGVQPTGDLVYTSGSSLDPHITPEAAIAQIARVAKVRGFQPNQIETLISQNSDGRFLGIFGEPGVNVLKLNLALDQIKE from the coding sequence ATGAGTTTTGCACGCGAAGCTGGTAGAGCTGTTCGTTCTACCCTGGTACTCTGGGTTATTGGAGCGATTATTTATCCTTTTGCGATGATTGCCATTGGGCAGATTGTGTTTCCCTTTCAAGCAAACGGTAGTCTACTGAAAAATAGTACAGGTGAAGTTGTAGGTTCTGCCTTGATTGGTCAACCTTTTAGTAGCGATCGCTATTTTAACAGCCGTCCCAGTACCACTAGCTACAGTACAGCCGATCCCAAAAAGGATGATGCGGGAGTTTTGAAAACTGGGGTTTCCGGCGCTAGTAACTTGGCTCCCAGTAATCCCGCATTAATGGAACGCATTAAAGGTAAAGATGACCCAGACCCCAGCAAAAAAGTTGAAGGTGACTTCAATCGTCTGAAAAAAGCAGGTGTGCAGCCGACTGGCGATTTAGTCTACACCTCTGGTTCTAGCCTTGACCCCCACATTACCCCCGAAGCTGCGATCGCGCAAATTGCCAGAGTAGCCAAGGTGCGAGGATTTCAACCGAACCAAATAGAAACTTTGATTTCTCAAAACAGTGATGGTCGTTTTCTCGGCATCTTTGGCGAACCTGGAGTTAACGTTTTGAAGTTGAATTTAGCTCTGGATCAGATCAAGGAATAA
- a CDS encoding Calvin cycle protein CP12 produces MTNIQETAKSGIEEKIQEEVEQARTVCDTNGSNSPECAAAWDAVEELQAEASHKRQSKPKNSLEQYCDDNPDAIECRVYDD; encoded by the coding sequence ATGACTAACATCCAAGAAACAGCAAAGAGCGGTATCGAAGAGAAAATTCAAGAAGAAGTCGAACAAGCGCGTACTGTCTGTGATACTAACGGTAGCAACTCACCAGAGTGTGCTGCGGCTTGGGATGCAGTAGAAGAATTGCAAGCCGAAGCTTCCCACAAGCGCCAAAGCAAGCCAAAAAACTCGCTAGAACAGTATTGTGATGACAACCCAGATGCAATTGAATGCCGGGTTTACGACGACTAG
- a CDS encoding FIST signal transduction protein — translation MADQMQWANALSTRHSLEAAVTDVVERAVSSLTAPADLGLVFISSAFASEYSRLLPLLAEKLSVPVLIGCSGGGVIGTTVSGETQELETEPAISLTLAHLPGVKVQVFHIVAEELPDLDSSPDAWVDLIGVPASPTPQFILLSSSFASGINNLLQGLDFAYPGSVIVGGQASGGGMGGRVALFCNDADEHQNLYREGTIGIALTGNIVLETIVAQGCRPIGKPLQVTKADRNIILELDDKVPLMVLRDLIASLSEQERTLAQHSLFVGVAMDEFKLALQQGDFLIRGILGVDPAAGAIAIGDRVRPGQRLQFHLRDAQASAEDLELLLQSYQHQRNSEPSAVAALMFACMGRGEGLYGKPNFDSELFRRYINDIPVVGFFCGGEIGPVGGRTFLHAYTSAFGICRQNQL, via the coding sequence ATGGCAGACCAAATGCAGTGGGCAAACGCCCTATCAACCCGTCATTCTTTGGAAGCCGCTGTTACAGATGTGGTGGAACGAGCTGTCTCATCATTAACAGCACCTGCGGATCTAGGACTGGTATTCATTTCGTCTGCTTTTGCGAGTGAGTATTCCCGACTGTTACCGTTGTTAGCCGAAAAACTTTCTGTGCCAGTGCTAATTGGCTGTAGTGGTGGAGGTGTGATTGGGACGACAGTTAGCGGAGAAACCCAAGAACTGGAAACTGAACCAGCTATCAGCTTGACTTTGGCACACCTTCCAGGAGTGAAGGTTCAAGTCTTTCATATTGTTGCTGAAGAATTACCTGACTTAGACAGTTCACCAGATGCTTGGGTTGATTTGATTGGTGTGCCAGCATCACCGACACCCCAGTTCATCTTGCTGTCTAGTTCTTTTGCCTCTGGAATCAACAATTTGTTGCAGGGACTGGATTTTGCTTATCCAGGATCGGTGATAGTGGGGGGACAGGCTAGTGGTGGGGGTATGGGTGGTCGTGTTGCCCTATTTTGTAACGATGCTGACGAACACCAAAACCTGTATCGCGAGGGCACTATTGGTATAGCTTTGACTGGCAATATTGTTTTGGAAACGATTGTAGCCCAAGGATGCCGACCGATTGGCAAACCATTGCAAGTCACAAAAGCCGATCGCAATATTATTCTGGAGTTAGATGATAAAGTCCCTTTGATGGTGTTACGAGATTTGATTGCCAGTCTCAGCGAACAAGAACGGACTTTAGCACAGCACTCTCTGTTTGTTGGTGTGGCAATGGATGAATTTAAGCTGGCTTTGCAGCAAGGAGACTTTTTAATTCGTGGTATTCTTGGGGTCGATCCAGCAGCTGGGGCGATCGCAATTGGCGATCGCGTCCGTCCTGGCCAAAGACTGCAATTTCACCTACGCGATGCTCAAGCCTCCGCTGAAGACCTAGAATTACTCCTCCAAAGTTATCAACACCAACGAAACTCTGAACCCTCTGCCGTAGCTGCCTTGATGTTTGCCTGTATGGGGCGAGGTGAAGGACTATATGGTAAACCCAATTTCGATTCTGAACTATTTCGGCGCTACATTAACGATATTCCTGTAGTCGGCTTTTTCTGTGGTGGTGAAATCGGCCCTGTTGGTGGCAGAACCTTCTTACACGCCTACACTTCAGCATTTGGAATTTGTCGCCAAAATCAGTTATGA